One segment of Gilliamella sp. ESL0441 DNA contains the following:
- the dppC gene encoding dipeptide ABC transporter permease DppC → MNKQNITEKTNTQPDANSIAPKPLTPFCEFWFYFSKNKGAVFGLVFIAIVVLLAIFANFIAPHSPSEQFREALLAPPVWMKDGNWQFILGTDDVGRDILSRLIYGARLSLLVGCLVVIISLILGITLGLIAGYVGGFIDNIIMRAVDIMLALPSLLLALVLVAIFGPSITNASIALAFVALPHYVRLTRGATLAEINKDYVIASRVAGAGALRQMFINILPNCLAPLIVQASLGFSNAILDMAALGFLGMGAQPPTPEWGTMLADVLQFAHSAWWVVTFPGLIILMTVLAFNLMGDGLRDALDPKLKQ, encoded by the coding sequence ATGAATAAACAGAATATTACTGAAAAAACCAATACACAGCCAGACGCCAATTCTATTGCACCTAAACCTTTAACACCTTTTTGTGAATTCTGGTTCTATTTTTCAAAAAATAAAGGAGCAGTCTTTGGTTTAGTTTTTATTGCTATAGTTGTCTTGCTAGCTATATTTGCTAATTTTATCGCTCCCCATTCACCTTCTGAACAATTTAGAGAGGCTTTATTAGCTCCTCCTGTCTGGATGAAAGATGGTAATTGGCAATTTATTTTAGGAACTGATGATGTAGGTAGAGATATTTTGTCTCGGCTCATTTATGGTGCTCGTCTATCTTTATTAGTAGGTTGCTTGGTTGTCATCATTTCACTTATTTTGGGCATTACTTTAGGCTTAATTGCTGGGTATGTTGGTGGCTTCATCGATAACATTATTATGCGAGCGGTTGATATTATGCTCGCTTTACCGAGTTTACTACTTGCACTGGTTTTAGTTGCAATCTTCGGTCCATCTATTACTAATGCTTCAATTGCATTAGCTTTTGTAGCATTACCACATTATGTTCGTTTAACTCGCGGTGCGACGCTTGCAGAAATTAATAAAGATTATGTTATTGCTTCCCGGGTTGCTGGTGCTGGAGCCTTACGGCAAATGTTTATAAATATCCTACCAAACTGTTTAGCGCCGTTAATTGTTCAAGCCTCGTTAGGATTTTCCAATGCAATTTTAGATATGGCCGCATTAGGTTTTTTAGGTATGGGCGCACAACCACCAACACCAGAATGGGGAACAATGCTTGCTGACGTATTGCAATTTGCACATTCTGCATGGTGGGTTGTCACCTTCCCCGGCTTAATCATTTTAATGACAGTGTTAGCTTTCAACTTAATGGGAGATGGTTTGCGGGACGCACTTGATCCTAAATTGAAGCAGTAA
- a CDS encoding phosphorothioated DNA-binding restriction endonuclease, with protein sequence MDCKQLQKKIIDITIWKKGEQRAPHKPLLLLYVLSKYKQSHTRLFNYKTEIEEPLLDLLMRFSPRRTHYYPNMPFWRLKNDGFWQLTNIENCININNPSKEPTSKQLALSQVYGGFDEPSYQCLIKNPSAIDQIAEQILSQHFPESVQENLINRLDFSLINFNRQRDPKFRQLVLRAYNYQCAICGFDLRYDSVSIGLEAAHVKWKQHGGPCVINNGLALCSLHHSAFDMGVIGLDSSLKIKISNGINGNQIVERLFWNFEGKDIKRPRSKEDHLHYRFVEWHLREVFRK encoded by the coding sequence ATGGATTGCAAACAATTACAGAAAAAAATCATTGATATCACCATTTGGAAAAAAGGCGAACAACGAGCACCACATAAACCTTTATTACTTCTGTATGTCTTATCAAAATATAAACAAAGTCATACACGTTTATTTAATTATAAAACTGAAATTGAGGAACCATTGCTTGATCTGTTGATGCGTTTTAGTCCTCGACGTACACATTACTATCCTAATATGCCTTTTTGGCGATTGAAAAATGATGGATTCTGGCAATTAACCAATATCGAAAATTGCATAAATATCAATAATCCAAGTAAAGAACCAACCAGTAAACAGCTAGCCTTATCACAAGTTTATGGGGGATTTGATGAACCATCCTATCAATGTCTAATAAAAAATCCATCAGCTATCGATCAAATAGCAGAACAGATTTTAAGTCAGCATTTTCCTGAAAGTGTGCAAGAAAATTTAATCAATCGACTTGATTTTAGTTTAATAAATTTTAATCGCCAACGAGATCCAAAGTTCAGACAGTTAGTCTTACGAGCTTACAATTACCAATGTGCAATTTGTGGTTTTGATTTAAGGTATGATTCAGTATCCATTGGTCTTGAAGCAGCTCATGTAAAATGGAAACAGCATGGCGGTCCTTGTGTTATCAATAATGGTTTAGCGCTTTGTTCATTACATCATTCGGCTTTTGATATGGGAGTAATTGGGCTTGATAGTAGTTTAAAAATTAAAATATCAAATGGTATTAACGGTAATCAAATTGTCGAGAGATTATTTTGGAATTTTGAAGGAAAAGATATTAAGCGACCTAGATCGAAGGAAGATCATTTACATTATCGGTTTGTTGAATGGCATTTGAGAGAAGTGTTTAGGAAGTAA
- a CDS encoding N-acetylmuramoyl-L-alanine amidase yields the protein MSKTFSPTKRLLVKGILATCLLSVTRVGLASAMAQVVAVRIWPSSTYTRITLESNSKLKYKSAALFNPDRLVIDIDNINSNPVLKSISSKVLSHDPYIKSIQVTQLDAKTVRIMIEAKQGIDPNTFTLPPVAEFKNRLVIDLYPSKQSSITDDDPLLALLEEYTKGDLNQQQAEIKPPINKKKNSPIIVMLDPGHGGEDPGAIGYNKTREKDIVLQIARRTFNLLKKEPNVKVYMTRNEDVFIPLKVRVAKARSLHADLFISIHADAFTSRSVKGSSVFSLSTRGATSSAANYLAQTQNNADQIGGVSRSGDKYLDNTILDLVQKTTISNGVLLGNAILNRLKGVNSLHKPSLEKAGFAVLKAPDIPSVLVETAFISNINEEKKLKTASFQNQVSKAIVSGIKDYLKKRKN from the coding sequence ATGTCAAAAACATTCAGTCCAACAAAGCGCCTTTTAGTTAAAGGTATTCTTGCGACTTGTTTATTGTCTGTCACTCGTGTTGGTCTTGCTTCAGCAATGGCACAAGTGGTCGCTGTTCGTATTTGGCCCTCCTCTACTTACACACGAATTACGTTAGAATCCAATAGTAAGCTTAAATATAAAAGTGCTGCATTATTTAACCCAGATCGATTAGTGATCGATATTGATAATATCAATTCTAATCCTGTTTTAAAAAGTATTTCATCGAAAGTATTAAGTCACGATCCTTACATTAAATCAATTCAAGTTACCCAGCTAGATGCTAAAACGGTCAGAATCATGATCGAGGCTAAGCAAGGAATAGACCCCAATACTTTTACGTTACCCCCTGTAGCCGAATTTAAAAACCGTTTAGTCATCGATCTTTATCCTTCAAAACAATCTTCAATAACAGATGATGATCCTTTATTAGCACTGTTAGAAGAATATACAAAAGGTGATCTAAACCAACAGCAAGCTGAGATCAAACCACCCATTAATAAAAAGAAAAATAGCCCGATTATTGTGATGCTCGATCCCGGTCATGGCGGTGAAGATCCGGGTGCGATTGGCTATAACAAAACCAGAGAAAAGGATATTGTTTTACAAATTGCACGCAGAACTTTTAATTTATTGAAAAAAGAGCCGAATGTTAAAGTCTATATGACCCGTAATGAAGATGTGTTTATTCCATTGAAAGTGCGAGTGGCTAAAGCGCGATCTTTACATGCCGATCTTTTTATTTCTATCCATGCAGATGCATTTACTAGTCGATCAGTTAAAGGATCTTCTGTGTTTTCATTATCCACCCGTGGGGCGACAAGCTCGGCAGCAAATTATTTGGCTCAAACACAAAATAATGCCGATCAAATAGGTGGTGTGAGTCGCAGTGGTGATAAATATTTAGATAATACTATTTTAGATTTAGTCCAAAAAACAACTATTAGCAACGGGGTATTATTAGGTAATGCTATATTAAATCGACTAAAAGGCGTCAATAGTTTACATAAACCTTCACTTGAAAAAGCAGGTTTTGCTGTTTTGAAAGCCCCTGATATTCCTTCTGTTTTGGTCGAAACCGCTTTTATTAGTAATATTAACGAAGAAAAAAAATTAAAAACCGCTTCTTTCCAGAATCAAGTATCAAAAGCGATTGTTAGTGGTATTAAAGATTACCTGAAAAAGCGTAAAAATTAA
- the dppD gene encoding dipeptide ABC transporter ATP-binding protein: protein MALLEVKELSVEFSGFKAVDHISYNVEEGEVVGIVGESGSGKSVSSLAIMGLIDFPGNVAAKALHFEGKNLQQLSNKMRRKIVGADVAMIFQDPMTSLNPCFTIGYQIIETLKIHQGGNKKALKARAIELLKLVGIPDAENRLSVYPHQLSGGMSQRVMIAIAIACNPKLLIADEPTTALDVTIQGQIIELLLELQRKNNMALVLITHDLALVSEAAQKIIVMYAGQVVEIGNAEIIFKEPLHPYTQALLRSLPEFAQDKERLESLAGVVPGKYDRPTGCLLNPRCPYANERCYTEEPILISYSKTRKVKCHYPLSREGIPQYEQQ, encoded by the coding sequence ATGGCATTATTAGAAGTAAAAGAATTATCAGTAGAATTTAGTGGCTTTAAAGCCGTAGATCATATTAGTTATAATGTTGAAGAAGGAGAAGTAGTCGGAATAGTCGGAGAATCTGGCTCCGGTAAATCAGTTAGTTCACTCGCCATAATGGGATTAATTGATTTTCCTGGCAACGTAGCTGCCAAAGCATTACATTTTGAGGGCAAAAATCTTCAACAACTTTCCAACAAAATGCGTCGTAAAATTGTGGGTGCAGATGTGGCTATGATCTTCCAAGATCCAATGACTAGCTTGAATCCATGTTTCACCATCGGTTATCAAATTATTGAAACATTAAAAATTCACCAAGGTGGCAATAAAAAAGCACTTAAAGCAAGAGCGATTGAGTTGCTTAAATTAGTGGGTATTCCAGATGCTGAAAATCGTTTAAGTGTTTATCCGCATCAGTTGTCAGGCGGGATGAGCCAACGTGTAATGATCGCAATCGCAATTGCATGCAATCCTAAACTCTTAATTGCTGATGAGCCGACAACCGCATTAGATGTTACCATTCAGGGGCAAATTATTGAGTTATTGCTTGAGTTACAACGTAAAAATAACATGGCATTAGTTCTTATAACCCATGATTTAGCATTAGTTTCCGAAGCCGCACAAAAAATTATTGTGATGTATGCAGGCCAAGTTGTAGAGATAGGTAATGCTGAAATTATCTTTAAAGAACCGTTACATCCTTATACCCAAGCATTATTACGCTCACTTCCTGAATTTGCTCAAGATAAAGAACGGTTAGAATCGTTAGCAGGTGTTGTACCGGGTAAATACGATCGACCTACGGGCTGTTTACTTAATCCTCGTTGTCCTTATGCAAATGAGCGCTGTTATACCGAGGAACCAATATTAATCAGTTATTCAAAAACAAGGAAAGTAAAATGTCATTATCCATTATCGCGCGAAGGAATACCTCAATATGAACAACAATAA
- a CDS encoding peptide ABC transporter ATP-binding protein — protein sequence MNNNNMENSELLLDARNLKKYYSVKTGFFSEPKQVKAVDGVSFTLGKGKTLAIVGESGCGKSSLARLLTMIEKPTSGEMYFKDQNLLNDDPQAQKLRRQKIQIVFQNPYSSLNPRKKIGSILEEPLIINTDLTASDRKAKVLSMMQKVGLKEEFYNRYPHMFSGGQRQRIAIARGLMLDPEVVVADEPVSALDVSVRAQVLNLMMDLQQDLGLSYIFISHDLSVVEHIADEVMVMYLGRCVEQGRKDEIYHHSQHPYTQALLSATPRLNPDLRQDRIKLEGELPSPLDPPLGCAFHARCRWAFSRCTSQQPKLINYNEHKVACFCVEEKINNGLFNKHMNELTVKNNV from the coding sequence ATGAACAACAATAATATGGAAAATAGCGAATTATTGCTTGATGCCAGAAACTTGAAAAAATATTATTCTGTAAAAACCGGTTTCTTTTCGGAACCAAAACAAGTCAAAGCGGTTGATGGTGTTTCTTTTACATTAGGTAAAGGCAAAACCCTTGCGATTGTTGGGGAATCAGGATGTGGTAAATCCTCATTAGCCCGATTACTAACCATGATTGAAAAACCAACTTCTGGTGAAATGTATTTTAAAGATCAGAATCTATTGAATGATGATCCTCAAGCGCAAAAATTACGTCGACAAAAAATACAAATCGTTTTCCAAAACCCCTATTCATCATTAAACCCACGTAAAAAAATCGGCTCGATATTAGAAGAACCTCTTATTATCAATACAGATTTAACGGCAAGTGATCGTAAAGCAAAAGTACTATCAATGATGCAAAAAGTTGGATTAAAAGAAGAGTTTTATAATCGTTATCCTCATATGTTTTCGGGTGGACAACGCCAGCGTATTGCTATCGCAAGAGGTTTAATGCTGGATCCCGAAGTCGTGGTTGCTGATGAACCCGTTTCAGCATTGGATGTTTCAGTGCGAGCGCAAGTACTCAATTTAATGATGGATTTGCAACAAGATCTTGGGTTATCTTATATATTTATTTCTCACGACCTTTCGGTTGTTGAGCATATTGCTGATGAAGTCATGGTGATGTATTTAGGTCGTTGTGTTGAACAAGGTCGAAAAGATGAAATCTATCATCATTCTCAACATCCATACACACAAGCACTTTTATCGGCAACACCAAGATTAAATCCCGATCTAAGGCAAGATAGAATTAAATTAGAAGGAGAATTACCAAGCCCACTAGATCCACCTTTAGGTTGTGCTTTTCATGCTCGATGCCGTTGGGCATTTTCACGTTGTACATCTCAGCAACCAAAGCTTATTAATTATAATGAACATAAAGTTGCTTGTTTTTGCGTAGAAGAAAAAATTAATAACGGCTTATTCAACAAACATATGAATGAGTTAACCGTTAAAAATAATGTATAG
- a CDS encoding DUF6389 family protein: MFSIIIHLIGPDLYVLNKVIEPYRELFDVKVIDNKLQPEVPLFDPYETPFSVNDLIIKVSIDWLKHIWDLSEG; encoded by the coding sequence ATATTTTCTATTATTATTCACCTTATCGGACCAGATTTATACGTACTTAATAAAGTTATAGAACCTTATCGTGAACTGTTTGACGTAAAAGTCATTGATAATAAATTACAACCGGAAGTGCCTTTATTTGATCCTTATGAAACTCCATTTTCAGTCAATGATCTAATTATTAAAGTTAGTATTGACTGGCTTAAGCATATATGGGATTTGTCAGAGGGATAG
- the dppB gene encoding dipeptide ABC transporter permease DppB yields MFQFILKRLGVLITTFICITLLTFIFVHLIPGDPITVLAGERGLSQERHAELMIQLGLDKPLYQQYFQYIINMFHGDLGISFKSQTPVWDEFVPRFKATFELGFCAMLFAICFGIPIGVLAAVKRGSIFDHTAIGLSLTGYSMPIFWWGMMLIMLVSVHLNLTPVSGRVSDMLFLDESNPLTGFMLIDTFLWGETEDFIDAVTHLILPAIVLGTIPLAVIVRMTRSSMLEVLSEDYIRTARAKGVSRIRIILVHALRNAMIPVITVIGLQVGSMLAGAILTETVFSWPGIGRWLIEALQRRDYPVVQSGVLIVAGMIILVNLLVDMLYGVINPRIRHK; encoded by the coding sequence ATGTTCCAATTTATTTTAAAGCGGTTAGGTGTACTGATAACGACGTTTATTTGTATCACGCTGCTTACTTTTATTTTTGTCCACCTTATTCCAGGGGATCCTATTACAGTGCTTGCTGGAGAGCGAGGGTTATCCCAAGAACGCCATGCTGAATTAATGATTCAACTGGGTTTGGATAAGCCACTTTATCAGCAGTATTTTCAATATATTATCAATATGTTTCATGGAGATTTAGGAATATCTTTCAAAAGCCAAACTCCTGTATGGGACGAATTTGTACCCCGATTTAAAGCAACATTTGAGCTGGGATTTTGTGCAATGTTGTTTGCTATCTGTTTTGGCATTCCAATCGGCGTTCTTGCCGCAGTCAAACGTGGCTCAATATTTGATCACACAGCTATAGGCTTGTCTTTAACAGGTTATTCCATGCCAATTTTCTGGTGGGGGATGATGCTAATAATGTTAGTCTCAGTACACTTAAACTTAACCCCAGTATCTGGGCGTGTCAGTGATATGCTATTTTTAGATGAAAGTAACCCTTTAACTGGTTTTATGTTAATTGATACTTTCTTATGGGGTGAAACAGAGGATTTTATCGATGCTGTTACTCACCTAATTTTACCCGCTATTGTGTTAGGTACCATACCTTTAGCAGTCATTGTCCGAATGACCCGTTCTTCGATGTTAGAAGTATTGAGTGAAGATTATATCCGAACAGCACGTGCTAAAGGAGTTAGTCGAATTCGTATTATTCTTGTTCATGCGTTGCGTAATGCGATGATTCCTGTTATTACAGTTATCGGTTTACAAGTTGGTTCAATGCTAGCTGGGGCAATATTGACCGAAACAGTTTTTTCATGGCCTGGAATTGGCCGTTGGCTCATAGAAGCGTTACAACGCCGAGATTATCCCGTTGTGCAAAGTGGTGTATTAATTGTTGCAGGTATGATTATTTTGGTGAATTTATTAGTTGATATGTTATACGGTGTTATCAATCCACGTATTAGACATAAATAA